In Phyllostomus discolor isolate MPI-MPIP mPhyDis1 chromosome 2, mPhyDis1.pri.v3, whole genome shotgun sequence, the following are encoded in one genomic region:
- the SMARCC2 gene encoding SWI/SNF complex subunit SMARCC2 isoform X1, which produces MAVRKKDGGPNVKYYEAADTVTQFDNVRLWLGKNYKKYIQAEPPTNKSLSSLVVQLLQFQEEVFGKHVSNAPLTKLPIKCFLDFKAGGSLCHILAAAYKFKSDQGWRRYDFQNPSRMDRNVEMFMTIEKSLVQNNCLSRPNIFLCPEIEPKLLGKLKDIIKRHQGTVTEDKNNASHVVYPVPGNLEEEEWVRPVMKRDKQVLLHWGYYPDSYDTWIPASEIEASVEDAPTPEKPRKVHAKWILDTDTFNEWMNEEDYEVNDDKAPVSRRKKISAKTLTDEVNSPDSDRRDKKGGNYKKRKRSPSPSPTPEAKKKNAKKGPSTPYTKSKRGHREEEQEDLTKDMDEPSPVPNVEEVTLPKTVNTKKDSESAPVKGGTMTDLDEQEDESMETTGKDEDENSTGNKGEQTKNPDLHEDNVTEQTHHIIIPSYAAWFDYNSVHAIERRALPEFFNGKNKSKTPEIYLAYRNFMIDTYRLNPQEYLTSTACRRNLAGDVCAIMRVHAFLEQWGLINYQVDAESRPTPMGPPPTSHFHVLADTPSGLVPLQPKTPQGRQVDADTKAGRKGKELDDLVPETAKGKPELQTSASQQMLNFPDKGKEKPTDMQNFGLRTDMYTKKNVPSKSKAAASATREWTEQETLLLLEALEMYKDDWNKVSEHVGSRTQDECILHFLRLPIEDPYLEDSEASLGPLAYQPIPFSQSGNPVMSTVAFLASVVDPRVASAAAKSALEEFSKMKEEVPTALVEAHVRKVEEAAKVTGKADPAFGLESSGIAGTTSDEPERIEESGTDEARAEGQATEEKKEPKEPREGVGAVEEEVKEKTSEAPKKDEEKGKEGDSEKESEKNDGDPIVDTEKEKEPKEGQEEVLKEVVESEGERKTKVERDIGEGNLSTAAAAALAAAAVKAKHLAAVEERKIKSLVALLVETQMKKLEIKLRHFEELETIMDREREALEYQRQQLLADRQAFHMEQLKYAEMRARQQHFQQMHQQQQQPPPALPPGSQPIPPTGAAGPPTVHGLAMAPASVAPAPPGSGAPPGSLGPSEQIGPQQQQPAGAPQPGAVPPGVPPPGPHGPSPFPNQQTPPSLMPGAVPGSGHPGVAGNAPLGLPFGMPPPPPPAPSIIPFGSLADSISINLPPPPNLHGHHHHLPFAPGTLPPPNLPVSMANPLHPNLPATTTMPSSLPLGPGLGSAAAQSPAIVAAVQGNLLPSASPLPDPGTPLPPDPTAPSPGTVTPVPPPQ; this is translated from the exons ATGGCGGTGCGGAAGAAGGACGGCGGCCCCAACGTGAAGTACTACGAGGCCGCGGACACAGTGACCCAGTTCGACAACGTGCGGCTCTGGCTCGGCAAGAACTACAAGAAG TATATACAAGCTGAACCACCCACCAACAAGTCCCTGTCTAGCCTGGTTGTACAGTTGCTACAATTTCAGGAAGAAGTTTTTGGCAAACATGTCAGCAATGCACCGCTCACTAAACTGCCG ATCAAATGTTTCCTAGATTTCAAAGCAGGAGGCTCTCTGTGCCACATACTTGCAGCTGCCTACAAATTCAAGAGTGACCAGGGATG GCGGCGTTACGACTTCCAGAATCCATCACGCATGGACCGCAATGTGGAAATGTTCATGACCATTGAGAAGTCCTTGGTTCAG AATAATTGCCTGTCTCGACCAAACATTTTTCTATgcccagaaattgaacccaagcTGCTAGGCAAACTAAAGGACATTATCAAGAGACATCAG GGAACGGTCACTGAAGATAAGAACAATGCTTCCCATGTTGTGTATCCTGTCCCAGGGAACCTGGAAGAAG AGGAATGGGTACGACCCGTCATGAAGAGGGATAAGCAGGTTCTTCTGCACTGGGGCTATTACCCGGACAG TTACGACACGTGGATCCCAGCCAGTGAAATCGAAGCTTCTGTGGAAGATGCTCCAACTCCTGAGAAACCCAGGAAG GTTCACGCAAAGTGGATCCTGGACACAGACACCttcaatgaatggatgaatgaggaAGACTATGAAGTAAATGACGACAAAGCCCCTGTCTCTCGCCGAAAGAAGATTTCAGCCAAGACATTGACAGATGAG GTGAACAGCCCCGATTCAGATCGACGGGACAAAAAGGGGGGGAACTATAAGAAGAGGAAGCGCTCCCCCTCTCCTTCACCAACCCCAGAAGCTAAgaagaaaaatgctaaaaaagG gccCTCAACACCTTACACGAAATCCAAGCGTGGCCAcagagaagaggagcaagaagaCCTAACAAAGGACATGGATGAGCCCTCCCCGGTCCCCAACGTAGAAGAGGTGACATTGCCCAAAACAG TCAACACTAAGAAGGACTCGGAGTCAGCCCCAGTCAAAGGAGGCACCATGACCGACTTGG ATGAACAGGAGGATGAAAGCATGGAGACCACGGGCAAG GATGAGGATGAGAACAGTACGGGGAACAAGGGGGAGCAGACCAAGAACCCGGACCTGCATGAGGACAACGTGACAGAGCAGACCCACCACATCATCATTCCCAGCTATGCAGCCTGGTTTGACTATAATAG TGTTCATGCCATTGAGCGGAGGGCTCTCCCAGAGTTCTTCAACGGCAAGAACAAGTCCAAGACTCCAGAAAT CTACCTGGCCTATCGCAACTTCATGATTGACACCTACCGCCTGAACCCCCAAGAGTATCTCACCTCCACCGCCTGCCGCAGGAACCTGGCAGGCGACGTCTGTGCCATCATGAG GGTCCATGCCTTCCTAGAACAGTGGGGTCTCATTAACTACCAGGTGGACGCTGAGAGTCGACCAACCCCAATGGGGCCTCCACCCACTTCTCACTTCCACGTCTTGGCAGACACACCCTCGGGGCTAGTGCCTCTGCAGCCCAAGACCCCACAG GGCCGCCAGGTTGATGCTGACACCAAAGCTGGGCGCAAGGGCAAAGAGCTGGACGACCTGGTGCCAGAGACCGCTAAGGGCAAGCCAGAGCTG CAGACCTCTGCTTCCCAACAAATGCTCAACTTCCCTGACAAAGGCAAAGAGAAACCAACAGACATGCAGAACTTCGGGCTACGCACAGACATGTATACAAAGAAGAACGTCCCCTCCAAG AGCAAAGCTGCGGCCAGTGCCACTCGAGAGTGGACGGAACAGGAGACCCTGCTACTCCTGGAG GCACTGGAAATGTACAAAGACGACTGGAACAAGGTATCCGAGCACGTGGGGAGCCGCACGCAGGATGAGTGCATCTTGCATTTTCTCCGTCTCCCCATCGAAGACCCGTACTTGGAAGACTCGGAGGCCTCTCTGGGCCCCCTGGCCTACCAGCCCATCCCCTTCAGTCAGTCCGGCAACCCTGTGATGAGCACTGTTGCCTTCCTGGCCTCTGTCGTCGATCCTCGAGTCGCCTCTGCTGCCGCGAAGTCAGCTCTAG AGGAGTTCTCCAAAATGAAGGAAGAGGTACCCACCGCCTTGGTGGAAGCCCACGTTCGGAAGGTGGAGGAAGCAGCCAAAGTGACAGGCAAGGCAGACCCTGCCTTTGGTTTGGAAAGTAGTGGTATTGCCGGAACCACCTCTGATGAGCCTGAACGGATCG AGGAGAGCGGGACTGACGAGGCGCGGGCGGAGGGCCAGGCcacagaggagaagaaggagccCAAG GAACCTCGAGAAGGAGtcggggctgtagaggaagaagtgaaggagaaGACCAGCGAGGCTCCCAAAAAGgatgaagagaaagggaaagaaggtgaCAGTGAGAAGGAGTCAGAAAAGAATGATGGGGACCCCATAG TTGACACTGAGAAGGAGAAGGAACcgaaggaggggcaggaggaagtgcTGAAGGAAGTGGTGGAGtcggagggggaaaggaagaccAAGGTGGAGCGGGACATCGGTGAGGGCAATCtctccactgctgctgctgccgcgcTGGCTGCCGCCGCCGTGAAGGCCAAG CACTTGGCTGCCGTTGAGGAGAGGAAGATCAAGTCTCTGGTGGCCCTACTGGTGGAGACTCAGATGAAGAAGCTGGAGATCAAACTTCGGCACTTTGAGGAGCTGGAGACGATCATGGACCGAGAGCGAGAAGCA CTGGAGTATCAGAGGCAGCAGCTCCTGGCCGACAGGCAAGCTTTCCACATGGAGCAGCTGAAGTATGCGGAGATGAGGGCTCGGCAGCAGCACTTCCAACAAATGcaccaacagcagcagcagccaccgccagccctgcccccaggctcccagcctATCCCACCTACAGGCGCTGCTGGGCCACCCACGGTCCATGGCTTGGCTATGGCTCCGGCCTctgtggcccctgcccctcctggcaGTGGGGCCCCTCCTGGAAGCTTGGGCCCCTCTGAACAGATTGGGCCACAGCAGCAGCAACCAGCCGGAGCCCCGCAGCCAGGGGCAGTCCCACCAGGGGTACCACCCCCTGGACCCCATG GCCCCTCACCGTTCCCCAACCAACAAACTCCTCCCTCATTGATGCCAGGGGCAGTGCCAGGCAGCGGGCACCCAGGCGTGGCGGGTAATGCTCCTTTGGGTTTGCCTTTTGGCatgccgcctcctcctcctcctgctccatcCATCATCCCATTTGGTAGTCTAGCCGACTCCATCAGTATTAACCTTCCCCCTCCTCCTAACCTGCATGGGCATCACCACCATCTCCCATTTGCCCCGGGCACTCTCCCCCCACCTAACTTGCCTGTGTCCATGGCGAACCCTCTACATCCTAACCTGCCGGCGACCACCACCATGCCATCTTCCTTGCCTCTCGGGCCGGGGCTCGGATCCGCCGCAGCCCAGAGCCCTGCCATTGTGGCAGCTGTTCAGGGCAACCTCCTGCCCAGTGCCAGCCCACTGCCAG ACCCAGGCACCCCCCTGCCTCCAGACCCCACGGCCCCGAGCCCAGGCACGGTCACTCCTGTGCCACCTCCACAGTGA
- the SMARCC2 gene encoding SWI/SNF complex subunit SMARCC2 isoform X8, with protein sequence MAVRKKDGGPNVKYYEAADTVTQFDNVRLWLGKNYKKYIQAEPPTNKSLSSLVVQLLQFQEEVFGKHVSNAPLTKLPIKCFLDFKAGGSLCHILAAAYKFKSDQGWRRYDFQNPSRMDRNVEMFMTIEKSLVQNNCLSRPNIFLCPEIEPKLLGKLKDIIKRHQGTVTEDKNNASHVVYPVPGNLEEEEWVRPVMKRDKQVLLHWGYYPDSYDTWIPASEIEASVEDAPTPEKPRKVHAKWILDTDTFNEWMNEEDYEVNDDKAPVSRRKKISAKTLTDEVNSPDSDRRDKKGGNYKKRKRSPSPSPTPEAKKKNAKKGPSTPYTKSKRGHREEEQEDLTKDMDEPSPVPNVEEVTLPKTVNTKKDSESAPVKGGTMTDLDEQEDESMETTGKDEDENSTGNKGEQTKNPDLHEDNVTEQTHHIIIPSYAAWFDYNSVHAIERRALPEFFNGKNKSKTPEIYLAYRNFMIDTYRLNPQEYLTSTACRRNLAGDVCAIMRVHAFLEQWGLINYQVDAESRPTPMGPPPTSHFHVLADTPSGLVPLQPKTPQQTSASQQMLNFPDKGKEKPTDMQNFGLRTDMYTKKNVPSKSKAAASATREWTEQETLLLLEALEMYKDDWNKVSEHVGSRTQDECILHFLRLPIEDPYLEDSEASLGPLAYQPIPFSQSGNPVMSTVAFLASVVDPRVASAAAKSALEEFSKMKEEVPTALVEAHVRKVEEAAKVTGKADPAFGLESSGIAGTTSDEPERIEESGTDEARAEGQATEEKKEPKEPREGVGAVEEEVKEKTSEAPKKDEEKGKEGDSEKESEKNDGDPIVDTEKEKEPKEGQEEVLKEVVESEGERKTKVERDIGEGNLSTAAAAALAAAAVKAKHLAAVEERKIKSLVALLVETQMKKLEIKLRHFEELETIMDREREALEYQRQQLLADRQAFHMEQLKYAEMRARQQHFQQMHQQQQQPPPALPPGSQPIPPTGAAGPPTVHGLAMAPASVAPAPPGSGAPPGSLGPSEQIGPQQQQPAGAPQPGAVPPGVPPPGPHGPSPFPNQQTPPSLMPGAVPGSGHPGVADPGTPLPPDPTAPSPGTVTPVPPPQ encoded by the exons ATGGCGGTGCGGAAGAAGGACGGCGGCCCCAACGTGAAGTACTACGAGGCCGCGGACACAGTGACCCAGTTCGACAACGTGCGGCTCTGGCTCGGCAAGAACTACAAGAAG TATATACAAGCTGAACCACCCACCAACAAGTCCCTGTCTAGCCTGGTTGTACAGTTGCTACAATTTCAGGAAGAAGTTTTTGGCAAACATGTCAGCAATGCACCGCTCACTAAACTGCCG ATCAAATGTTTCCTAGATTTCAAAGCAGGAGGCTCTCTGTGCCACATACTTGCAGCTGCCTACAAATTCAAGAGTGACCAGGGATG GCGGCGTTACGACTTCCAGAATCCATCACGCATGGACCGCAATGTGGAAATGTTCATGACCATTGAGAAGTCCTTGGTTCAG AATAATTGCCTGTCTCGACCAAACATTTTTCTATgcccagaaattgaacccaagcTGCTAGGCAAACTAAAGGACATTATCAAGAGACATCAG GGAACGGTCACTGAAGATAAGAACAATGCTTCCCATGTTGTGTATCCTGTCCCAGGGAACCTGGAAGAAG AGGAATGGGTACGACCCGTCATGAAGAGGGATAAGCAGGTTCTTCTGCACTGGGGCTATTACCCGGACAG TTACGACACGTGGATCCCAGCCAGTGAAATCGAAGCTTCTGTGGAAGATGCTCCAACTCCTGAGAAACCCAGGAAG GTTCACGCAAAGTGGATCCTGGACACAGACACCttcaatgaatggatgaatgaggaAGACTATGAAGTAAATGACGACAAAGCCCCTGTCTCTCGCCGAAAGAAGATTTCAGCCAAGACATTGACAGATGAG GTGAACAGCCCCGATTCAGATCGACGGGACAAAAAGGGGGGGAACTATAAGAAGAGGAAGCGCTCCCCCTCTCCTTCACCAACCCCAGAAGCTAAgaagaaaaatgctaaaaaagG gccCTCAACACCTTACACGAAATCCAAGCGTGGCCAcagagaagaggagcaagaagaCCTAACAAAGGACATGGATGAGCCCTCCCCGGTCCCCAACGTAGAAGAGGTGACATTGCCCAAAACAG TCAACACTAAGAAGGACTCGGAGTCAGCCCCAGTCAAAGGAGGCACCATGACCGACTTGG ATGAACAGGAGGATGAAAGCATGGAGACCACGGGCAAG GATGAGGATGAGAACAGTACGGGGAACAAGGGGGAGCAGACCAAGAACCCGGACCTGCATGAGGACAACGTGACAGAGCAGACCCACCACATCATCATTCCCAGCTATGCAGCCTGGTTTGACTATAATAG TGTTCATGCCATTGAGCGGAGGGCTCTCCCAGAGTTCTTCAACGGCAAGAACAAGTCCAAGACTCCAGAAAT CTACCTGGCCTATCGCAACTTCATGATTGACACCTACCGCCTGAACCCCCAAGAGTATCTCACCTCCACCGCCTGCCGCAGGAACCTGGCAGGCGACGTCTGTGCCATCATGAG GGTCCATGCCTTCCTAGAACAGTGGGGTCTCATTAACTACCAGGTGGACGCTGAGAGTCGACCAACCCCAATGGGGCCTCCACCCACTTCTCACTTCCACGTCTTGGCAGACACACCCTCGGGGCTAGTGCCTCTGCAGCCCAAGACCCCACAG CAGACCTCTGCTTCCCAACAAATGCTCAACTTCCCTGACAAAGGCAAAGAGAAACCAACAGACATGCAGAACTTCGGGCTACGCACAGACATGTATACAAAGAAGAACGTCCCCTCCAAG AGCAAAGCTGCGGCCAGTGCCACTCGAGAGTGGACGGAACAGGAGACCCTGCTACTCCTGGAG GCACTGGAAATGTACAAAGACGACTGGAACAAGGTATCCGAGCACGTGGGGAGCCGCACGCAGGATGAGTGCATCTTGCATTTTCTCCGTCTCCCCATCGAAGACCCGTACTTGGAAGACTCGGAGGCCTCTCTGGGCCCCCTGGCCTACCAGCCCATCCCCTTCAGTCAGTCCGGCAACCCTGTGATGAGCACTGTTGCCTTCCTGGCCTCTGTCGTCGATCCTCGAGTCGCCTCTGCTGCCGCGAAGTCAGCTCTAG AGGAGTTCTCCAAAATGAAGGAAGAGGTACCCACCGCCTTGGTGGAAGCCCACGTTCGGAAGGTGGAGGAAGCAGCCAAAGTGACAGGCAAGGCAGACCCTGCCTTTGGTTTGGAAAGTAGTGGTATTGCCGGAACCACCTCTGATGAGCCTGAACGGATCG AGGAGAGCGGGACTGACGAGGCGCGGGCGGAGGGCCAGGCcacagaggagaagaaggagccCAAG GAACCTCGAGAAGGAGtcggggctgtagaggaagaagtgaaggagaaGACCAGCGAGGCTCCCAAAAAGgatgaagagaaagggaaagaaggtgaCAGTGAGAAGGAGTCAGAAAAGAATGATGGGGACCCCATAG TTGACACTGAGAAGGAGAAGGAACcgaaggaggggcaggaggaagtgcTGAAGGAAGTGGTGGAGtcggagggggaaaggaagaccAAGGTGGAGCGGGACATCGGTGAGGGCAATCtctccactgctgctgctgccgcgcTGGCTGCCGCCGCCGTGAAGGCCAAG CACTTGGCTGCCGTTGAGGAGAGGAAGATCAAGTCTCTGGTGGCCCTACTGGTGGAGACTCAGATGAAGAAGCTGGAGATCAAACTTCGGCACTTTGAGGAGCTGGAGACGATCATGGACCGAGAGCGAGAAGCA CTGGAGTATCAGAGGCAGCAGCTCCTGGCCGACAGGCAAGCTTTCCACATGGAGCAGCTGAAGTATGCGGAGATGAGGGCTCGGCAGCAGCACTTCCAACAAATGcaccaacagcagcagcagccaccgccagccctgcccccaggctcccagcctATCCCACCTACAGGCGCTGCTGGGCCACCCACGGTCCATGGCTTGGCTATGGCTCCGGCCTctgtggcccctgcccctcctggcaGTGGGGCCCCTCCTGGAAGCTTGGGCCCCTCTGAACAGATTGGGCCACAGCAGCAGCAACCAGCCGGAGCCCCGCAGCCAGGGGCAGTCCCACCAGGGGTACCACCCCCTGGACCCCATG GCCCCTCACCGTTCCCCAACCAACAAACTCCTCCCTCATTGATGCCAGGGGCAGTGCCAGGCAGCGGGCACCCAGGCGTGGCGG ACCCAGGCACCCCCCTGCCTCCAGACCCCACGGCCCCGAGCCCAGGCACGGTCACTCCTGTGCCACCTCCACAGTGA
- the SMARCC2 gene encoding SWI/SNF complex subunit SMARCC2 isoform X7, producing the protein MAVRKKDGGPNVKYYEAADTVTQFDNVRLWLGKNYKKYIQAEPPTNKSLSSLVVQLLQFQEEVFGKHVSNAPLTKLPIKCFLDFKAGGSLCHILAAAYKFKSDQGWRRYDFQNPSRMDRNVEMFMTIEKSLVQNNCLSRPNIFLCPEIEPKLLGKLKDIIKRHQGTVTEDKNNASHVVYPVPGNLEEEEWVRPVMKRDKQVLLHWGYYPDSYDTWIPASEIEASVEDAPTPEKPRKVHAKWILDTDTFNEWMNEEDYEVNDDKAPVSRRKKISAKTLTDEVNSPDSDRRDKKGGNYKKRKRSPSPSPTPEAKKKNAKKGPSTPYTKSKRGHREEEQEDLTKDMDEPSPVPNVEEVTLPKTVNTKKDSESAPVKGGTMTDLDEQEDESMETTGKDEDENSTGNKGEQTKNPDLHEDNVTEQTHHIIIPSYAAWFDYNSVHAIERRALPEFFNGKNKSKTPEIYLAYRNFMIDTYRLNPQEYLTSTACRRNLAGDVCAIMRVHAFLEQWGLINYQVDAESRPTPMGPPPTSHFHVLADTPSGLVPLQPKTPQGRQVDADTKAGRKGKELDDLVPETAKGKPELQTSASQQMLNFPDKGKEKPTDMQNFGLRTDMYTKKNVPSKSKAAASATREWTEQETLLLLEALEMYKDDWNKVSEHVGSRTQDECILHFLRLPIEDPYLEDSEASLGPLAYQPIPFSQSGNPVMSTVAFLASVVDPRVASAAAKSALEEFSKMKEEVPTALVEAHVRKVEEAAKVTGKADPAFGLESSGIAGTTSDEPERIEESGTDEARAEGQATEEKKEPKEPREGVGAVEEEVKEKTSEAPKKDEEKGKEGDSEKESEKNDGDPIVDTEKEKEPKEGQEEVLKEVVESEGERKTKVERDIGEGNLSTAAAAALAAAAVKAKHLAAVEERKIKSLVALLVETQMKKLEIKLRHFEELETIMDREREALEYQRQQLLADRQAFHMEQLKYAEMRARQQHFQQMHQQQQQPPPALPPGSQPIPPTGAAGPPTVHGLAMAPASVAPAPPGSGAPPGSLGPSEQIGPQQQQPAGAPQPGAVPPGVPPPGPHGPSPFPNQQTPPSLMPGAVPGSGHPGVADPGTPLPPDPTAPSPGTVTPVPPPQ; encoded by the exons ATGGCGGTGCGGAAGAAGGACGGCGGCCCCAACGTGAAGTACTACGAGGCCGCGGACACAGTGACCCAGTTCGACAACGTGCGGCTCTGGCTCGGCAAGAACTACAAGAAG TATATACAAGCTGAACCACCCACCAACAAGTCCCTGTCTAGCCTGGTTGTACAGTTGCTACAATTTCAGGAAGAAGTTTTTGGCAAACATGTCAGCAATGCACCGCTCACTAAACTGCCG ATCAAATGTTTCCTAGATTTCAAAGCAGGAGGCTCTCTGTGCCACATACTTGCAGCTGCCTACAAATTCAAGAGTGACCAGGGATG GCGGCGTTACGACTTCCAGAATCCATCACGCATGGACCGCAATGTGGAAATGTTCATGACCATTGAGAAGTCCTTGGTTCAG AATAATTGCCTGTCTCGACCAAACATTTTTCTATgcccagaaattgaacccaagcTGCTAGGCAAACTAAAGGACATTATCAAGAGACATCAG GGAACGGTCACTGAAGATAAGAACAATGCTTCCCATGTTGTGTATCCTGTCCCAGGGAACCTGGAAGAAG AGGAATGGGTACGACCCGTCATGAAGAGGGATAAGCAGGTTCTTCTGCACTGGGGCTATTACCCGGACAG TTACGACACGTGGATCCCAGCCAGTGAAATCGAAGCTTCTGTGGAAGATGCTCCAACTCCTGAGAAACCCAGGAAG GTTCACGCAAAGTGGATCCTGGACACAGACACCttcaatgaatggatgaatgaggaAGACTATGAAGTAAATGACGACAAAGCCCCTGTCTCTCGCCGAAAGAAGATTTCAGCCAAGACATTGACAGATGAG GTGAACAGCCCCGATTCAGATCGACGGGACAAAAAGGGGGGGAACTATAAGAAGAGGAAGCGCTCCCCCTCTCCTTCACCAACCCCAGAAGCTAAgaagaaaaatgctaaaaaagG gccCTCAACACCTTACACGAAATCCAAGCGTGGCCAcagagaagaggagcaagaagaCCTAACAAAGGACATGGATGAGCCCTCCCCGGTCCCCAACGTAGAAGAGGTGACATTGCCCAAAACAG TCAACACTAAGAAGGACTCGGAGTCAGCCCCAGTCAAAGGAGGCACCATGACCGACTTGG ATGAACAGGAGGATGAAAGCATGGAGACCACGGGCAAG GATGAGGATGAGAACAGTACGGGGAACAAGGGGGAGCAGACCAAGAACCCGGACCTGCATGAGGACAACGTGACAGAGCAGACCCACCACATCATCATTCCCAGCTATGCAGCCTGGTTTGACTATAATAG TGTTCATGCCATTGAGCGGAGGGCTCTCCCAGAGTTCTTCAACGGCAAGAACAAGTCCAAGACTCCAGAAAT CTACCTGGCCTATCGCAACTTCATGATTGACACCTACCGCCTGAACCCCCAAGAGTATCTCACCTCCACCGCCTGCCGCAGGAACCTGGCAGGCGACGTCTGTGCCATCATGAG GGTCCATGCCTTCCTAGAACAGTGGGGTCTCATTAACTACCAGGTGGACGCTGAGAGTCGACCAACCCCAATGGGGCCTCCACCCACTTCTCACTTCCACGTCTTGGCAGACACACCCTCGGGGCTAGTGCCTCTGCAGCCCAAGACCCCACAG GGCCGCCAGGTTGATGCTGACACCAAAGCTGGGCGCAAGGGCAAAGAGCTGGACGACCTGGTGCCAGAGACCGCTAAGGGCAAGCCAGAGCTG CAGACCTCTGCTTCCCAACAAATGCTCAACTTCCCTGACAAAGGCAAAGAGAAACCAACAGACATGCAGAACTTCGGGCTACGCACAGACATGTATACAAAGAAGAACGTCCCCTCCAAG AGCAAAGCTGCGGCCAGTGCCACTCGAGAGTGGACGGAACAGGAGACCCTGCTACTCCTGGAG GCACTGGAAATGTACAAAGACGACTGGAACAAGGTATCCGAGCACGTGGGGAGCCGCACGCAGGATGAGTGCATCTTGCATTTTCTCCGTCTCCCCATCGAAGACCCGTACTTGGAAGACTCGGAGGCCTCTCTGGGCCCCCTGGCCTACCAGCCCATCCCCTTCAGTCAGTCCGGCAACCCTGTGATGAGCACTGTTGCCTTCCTGGCCTCTGTCGTCGATCCTCGAGTCGCCTCTGCTGCCGCGAAGTCAGCTCTAG AGGAGTTCTCCAAAATGAAGGAAGAGGTACCCACCGCCTTGGTGGAAGCCCACGTTCGGAAGGTGGAGGAAGCAGCCAAAGTGACAGGCAAGGCAGACCCTGCCTTTGGTTTGGAAAGTAGTGGTATTGCCGGAACCACCTCTGATGAGCCTGAACGGATCG AGGAGAGCGGGACTGACGAGGCGCGGGCGGAGGGCCAGGCcacagaggagaagaaggagccCAAG GAACCTCGAGAAGGAGtcggggctgtagaggaagaagtgaaggagaaGACCAGCGAGGCTCCCAAAAAGgatgaagagaaagggaaagaaggtgaCAGTGAGAAGGAGTCAGAAAAGAATGATGGGGACCCCATAG TTGACACTGAGAAGGAGAAGGAACcgaaggaggggcaggaggaagtgcTGAAGGAAGTGGTGGAGtcggagggggaaaggaagaccAAGGTGGAGCGGGACATCGGTGAGGGCAATCtctccactgctgctgctgccgcgcTGGCTGCCGCCGCCGTGAAGGCCAAG CACTTGGCTGCCGTTGAGGAGAGGAAGATCAAGTCTCTGGTGGCCCTACTGGTGGAGACTCAGATGAAGAAGCTGGAGATCAAACTTCGGCACTTTGAGGAGCTGGAGACGATCATGGACCGAGAGCGAGAAGCA CTGGAGTATCAGAGGCAGCAGCTCCTGGCCGACAGGCAAGCTTTCCACATGGAGCAGCTGAAGTATGCGGAGATGAGGGCTCGGCAGCAGCACTTCCAACAAATGcaccaacagcagcagcagccaccgccagccctgcccccaggctcccagcctATCCCACCTACAGGCGCTGCTGGGCCACCCACGGTCCATGGCTTGGCTATGGCTCCGGCCTctgtggcccctgcccctcctggcaGTGGGGCCCCTCCTGGAAGCTTGGGCCCCTCTGAACAGATTGGGCCACAGCAGCAGCAACCAGCCGGAGCCCCGCAGCCAGGGGCAGTCCCACCAGGGGTACCACCCCCTGGACCCCATG GCCCCTCACCGTTCCCCAACCAACAAACTCCTCCCTCATTGATGCCAGGGGCAGTGCCAGGCAGCGGGCACCCAGGCGTGGCGG ACCCAGGCACCCCCCTGCCTCCAGACCCCACGGCCCCGAGCCCAGGCACGGTCACTCCTGTGCCACCTCCACAGTGA